The following proteins come from a genomic window of Maniola hyperantus chromosome 8, iAphHyp1.2, whole genome shotgun sequence:
- the LOC117984598 gene encoding neutral ceramidase-like: MSISLTGKIVMIVICLGVIAGMTTMIVFYVEEQNSIITTSTTSTTTAPTEPEEQPETPYQVGVGIADMTGPCVEITFMGYAELGQTGQGIHMRQYSRAFIFVKGDTRIVLVTADVQAIGIAVRREVVRNLQETYGDMYSLRNVILTGTHTHSGPGGHLVDFLLDVSILGFSRETYQAYVDGITRSIIRAHENIIPARLFFSSTRVQDAQYNRSPFSYDHNPSEERERYDRNVEDELTQVRIVKSDGSLHGVMSWFSVHTTSLNMTNQLISSDNLGYAAYRMEKTLNPGRPAGKPAVVAGFFSSILGDISPNLRGAQCEFSGNECDNQFLICAALERCFAKGPGNDMFESARIIGERVYQGAMVALQNPSEELVGKIAVIHQFVDMPEQAVPRYDPLLESFNESAIVTGCVPAMGYSFASGTIDGANVLNITQGTIHGNPLLDTIAGIVALPTPEDIACHAPKPILLATGRADFPLPWHPRIASISLIWLGGFAILGVPGEPTTMAGRRMKRVVGDVMKKRGFEPRIAVSALTNEYIHYVSTLEEYQIQRYEAASTIYGPHTLDIFLNKFHEFTVTAIEGANVPPGPEPADHLNDTISLILPVVLDTSAFGTNFGDVIEQPPEVVSGGDTVRAVFVGANPRNDLRQESSYSVVERLELGTWRTVATDADWETKFHWERELDSNTASRVTIEWNVPNDVIAVPYRIVYHGAARSILGGGLTQFQGVSRNFTINTDHHL; the protein is encoded by the exons ATGTCCATATCACTGACGGGTAAGATCGTGATGATCGTGATATGCCTGGGGGTGATAGCGGGTATGACCACCATGATAGTATTCTACGTCGAGGAGCAGAATAGTATCATTACTACTTCTACTACATCTACTACCACGGCTCCGACGGAACCGGAGGAGCAACCTGAGACTCCTTATCAGGTCGGAGTTGGTATTGCGGATATGACTGGACCCTGTGTGGAGATTACCTTT ATGGGCTATGCAGAGTTGGGTCAGACGGGACAAGGGATCCACATGAGGCAGTACTCCAGAGCCTTCATATTCGTCAAGGGCGATACCAGGATTGTTCTGGTGACTGCCGACGTCCAGGCTATTGGCATTGCAGTTCGACGTGAG GTTGTAAGGAATCTTCAGGAGACATATGGTGACATGTACAGCCTCCGCAACGTGATCTTGAcaggcacacacacacacagcggCCCCGGAGGACATCTTGTGGACTTCCTCCTCGATGTCTCTATCCTGGGTTTCTCCAGAGAAACTTATCAAGCTTACGTTGACGGAATAACGCGG AGTATAATACGAGCCCACGAGAACATCATACCAGCTCGTCTCTTCTTCAGTAGCACACGTGTTCAGGATGCTCAGTACAATCGCTCCCCATTCTCATACGATCATAATCCTTCTGAAGAAAGAGAAAG GTACGATAGAAACGTAGAAGACGAACTGACACAAGTCCGCATAGTGAAGTCAGATGGCAGTCTTCACGGAGTAATGAGTTGGTTCTCCGTTCACACCACTAGCTTGAACATGACCAATCAGTTGATTTCCTCGGACAATCTGGGGTACGCGGCCTATCGCATGGAGAAGACCCTCAACCCTGGGAGACCAGCGGGCAAG CCGGCAGTTGTAGCGGGTTTCTTCTCTTCGATCCTGGGTGACATATCGCCCAATTTGCGCGGCGCTCAGTGCGAGTTCTCTGGCAACGAGTGTGACAACCAGTTCCTGATCTGTGCTGCCTTGGAGCGGTGCTTCGCTAAGGGTCCAGGGAATGATATGTTTGAGAGCGCCAGGATCATTGGAGAGAGGGTGTATCAAGGGGCCATG GTTGCTCTTCAAAATCCAAGCGAAGAGTTGGTCGGAAAAATCGCTGTGATCCACCAGTTTGTAGATATGCCAGAACAAGCTGTGCCAAGATACGATCCTCTGCTAGAAAGCTTTAacgag AGTGCGATAGTGACCGGCTGCGTGCCAGCTATGGGATACAGTTTCGCATCTGGCACCATTGACGGAGCTAATGTTCTGAACATTACTCAG GGTACAATTCATGGAAACCCTCTACTGGATACCATCGCAGGGATTGTGGCTTTACCGACACCTGAGGATATCGCGTGCCACGCTCCAAAGCCCATCTTGCTTGCCACGGGCAGGGCTGACTTTCCTTTACCCTGGCATCCTCGAATAGCCTCGATATCTCTCATCTGGCTGGGTGGTTTCGCCATCTTGGGAGTTCCGGGAGAGCCCACCACGATGGCGGGGCGGCGGATGAAGCGCGTGGTGGGTGATGTGATGAAGAAACGTGGGTTTGAACCGAGGATTGCTGTGTCCGCGTTGACTAATGAGTACATACATTATGTTTCGACGTTGGAGGAGTATCAG ATACAACGCTACGAGGCTGCATCTACGATATATGGCCCGCATACTTTGGACATCTTCTTGAACAAATTCCACGAATTCACCGTCACTGCCATTGAG GGTGCCAACGTCCCGCCAGGTCCTGAGCCAGCAGATCATCTGAACGACACGATCAGCCTCATCCTGCCAGTGGTGCTGGACACGTCAGCTTTCGGCACCAACTTCGGAGATGTGATTGAACAACCGCCTGAAGTCGTCAGCGGGGGGGACACTGTTAGagctgtgttt GTTGGAGCAAATCCCAGGAACGACCTTCGCCAGGAGTCAAGTTACTCTGTGGTGGAGAGACTCGAGCTCGGCACGTGGCGGACGGTCGCCACGGATGCCGACTGGGAGACCAA GTTCCACTGGGAGCGTGAGTTGGACTCGAATACCGCCAGTCGCGTGACCATAGAGTGGAACGTACCGAATGACGTCATCGCGGTACCGTACCGCATCGTGTACCACGGCGCCGCACGCAGTATACTGGGTGGCGGCCTTACTCAGTTTCAAGGAGTTTCCAGAAATTTTACGATcaacacagaccaccacctatag
- the LOC117984599 gene encoding triokinase/FMN cyclase-like gives MSARKPITKKVINTTERCVDDNLRGVVALYPSLHLHPKHRVITLRRKSDSGRVAVLSGGGSGHEPFAAGFVGEGMLAGAVAGGVFASPPTANVLYAITHLYKYNSGGVLVLCGNYTGDRLNFGKATEKAKIAGIKTELVFVGEDVASSHNKTGGRGMCGEVFLFKMLGAMSAEGYDLSSMHNALVEATKNLATLGVCFSACSLPGQPPLFEIAPDEMELGAGVHGEAGIEKLKMGTAKEIVALILEKIIAHLKLSAGSRVGVMINNMGGTSLMEINVIAAEIKDYLDLKQIKAERMISGHLKTSLEMQGFQICLMHLNKEHGDLWLQLLDAPTEAIGWTGGVMSVKEGSGTHGDDDTLLQVHGRKTATGPSLSLNEQEILRGSLQAAAEELVSNEELLNRLDSGCGDGDCGITLKKFGKAVLSYLETASLQFPSSVVWELSEMAETDMGGTSGGIYSLGLAAASQAIARCTSNDRRTWLSAWESAMQAITKYGGAEPGDRTMLDTLHSAALVFQENLKADLKTALKRTVEAAEEGSKATATMTARAGRASYVASGYVNDEDAGARAVAVWLRAMLDHINNKY, from the exons ATGTCTGCCCGCAAGCCTATCACGAAGAAGGTCATAAACACAACAGAGAGGTGTGTAGATGACAACTTGCGCGGCGTGGTGGCGCTCTACCCCAGTCTGCATCTACATCCTAAACACCGGGTCATCACTTTACGGAGAAAG AGTGATTCGGGAAGAGTGGCAGTCCTCAGCGGCGGAGGCTCAGGACATGAGCCGTTTGCAGCGGGCTTCGTTGGCGAAGGCATGCTGGCGGGAGCAGTGGCCGGGGGCGTGTTCGCGTCTCCACCTACCGCCAACGTGCTGTACGCGATCACACATCTGTACAAGTATAATTCAG GTGGCGTGTTAGTGCTTTGCGGAAATTACACTGGAGACAGACTGAATTTTGGAAAAGCAACTGAAAAAGCAAAAATTGCGGGAATCAAA acgGAGCTAGTTTTCGTGGGCGAAGACGTCGCCTCGAGCCACAATAAGACTGGTGGTAGAGGAATGTGTGGGGAAGTGTTTCTGTTTAAG ATGCTCGGCGCGATGTCAGCTGAAGGTTACGATTTGTCTTCAATGCACAATGCTCTTGTGGAGGCGACGAAGAACTTGGCGACTCTTGGAGTATGCTTCAGCGCTTGTTCCTTACCAG GGCAGCCACCTTTATTTGAGATAGCACCAGACGAAATGGAGCTAGGAGCTGGTGTCCATGGGGAAGCAGGCATTGAGAAATTAAAGATGGGCACAGCTAAAGAAATTGTGGCGCTAATTCTGGAAAag ATCATAGCTCATCTAAAGCTGAGCGCGGGTAGCAGAGTGGGGGTCATGATAAACAACATGGGAGGCACCTCACTCATGGAAATTAATGTTATCGCAGCTGAAATCAAGGATTACTTag ATCTGAAGCAAATCAAAGCCGAAAGAATGATCTCAGGCCACCTAAAGACCTCCTTGGAAATGCAGGGCTTCCAGATTTGCCTGATGCACTTGAACAAGGAGCACGGAGATCTTTGGTTGCAACTGCTGGATGCTCCCACCGAGGCCATCGGCTGGACTGGAGGGGTGATGTCTGTGAAGGAAGGTTCTGGAAcacatggtgatgatgatactcTACTGCAAGTGCATGGAAGAAAG ACAGCTACCGGTCCCTCACTGTCACTGAATGAGCAAGAGATCCTACGTGGCAGCTTACAAGCGGCTGCTGAAGAGTTGGTGAGCAATGAAGAACTGCTCAACAGACTGGACTCAGGGTGCGGGGATGGGGACTGTGGGATCACGTTGAAAAAATTCGGGAAAG CGGTGTTATCATACCTAGAGACAGCCTCACTGCAATTCCCTTCCAGTGTTGTGTGGGAGTTATCAGAGATGGCAGAAACGGATATGGGGGGCACCTCGGGAGGGATCTACAGCTTGGGGCTCGCTGCAGCATCTCAAGCTATAGCAAG ATGTACGTCGAATGATAGAAGAACTTGGTTATCAGCGTGGGAGAGTgcaatgcaagctatcactaAATATGGGGGAGCGGAACCGGGAGACAGAACTATG CTCGATACTTTACATTCAGCGGCGCTAGTGTTCCAAGAAAACTTGAAGGCTGATCTCAAAACTGCCCTGAAGAGGACTGTGGAAGCTGCAGAAGAAGGGTCCAAAGCCACTGCTACCATGACTgctag GGCTGGTCGCGCGTCGTACGTAGCGAGCGGGTACGTCAACGACGAGGACGCGGGCGCGCGGGCCGTCGCTGTGTGGCTGCGCGCGATGTTAGACCAtatcaataataaatattag
- the Stlk gene encoding STE20-related kinase adapter protein alpha isoform X2 — protein sequence MFQPDINEYQLTSIIAECCGGVAVVYSAVYKPYKENVAIKRYFVDKSKEKANFIQQDILTRKELQHPNILPYLTSFVHGRELYVVSSLMNLGSCRDILDRYFQEGLPELACAIILRDVLLALQYLHKQFYIHRSVRASHVLLDTTGNVRLSGLRSAASMMLRGRRQKQLHSLPPPDHDNANLMWLSPELLEQNLKGYNEQSDMYSLGVLCCELANGAVPFAEVPTTLMFTEKVRGSRPQLLDCSSFPEPLDDGMYNTDSGVGDSAEGMSRLRAAYAARKLSDNFHHLSDQLLQRDPERRPSATQLLNHAMFKQIRKTDFLPSLIGRVKPIKPDPDDISALILQEKLSEMEIEKTTEWDF from the exons ATGTTTCAGCCAGATATTAATGAATATCAGCTGACTTCGATTATAGCAGAGTGTTGTGGCGGTGTGGCAGTGGTGTATTCAGCGGTTTACAAACCTTATAAAGAAAATGTGGCTATCAAAAGATACTTTGTGGACAAGTCTAAGGAAAAAGCAAACTTTATTCAG CAAGATATCCTCACTAGAAAAGAGCTTCAACATCCAAACATACTTCCATACCTTACATCATTTGTGCATGGGAGAGAGCTATATGTGGTGTCTTCTCTCATGAACCTAGGGTCATGCAGAGATATCCTGGACAGGTACTTCCAAGAGGGTCTGCCGGAGCTGGCCTGCGCCATCATATTGAGGGATGTGCTGCTTGCTTTGCAGTATTTAcacaaacaattttatattCATAG GAGTGTACGCGCAAGTCACGTGCTACTAGACACAACCGGCAATGTCCGCTTATCTGGCCTCCGGAGTGCGGCCTCTATGATGTTGCGCGGACGGAGACAGAAGCAGCTCCACAGCCTGCCACCACCAGATCACGACAACGCCAACTTGATGTGGCTCAGCCCAGAACTGTTGGAGCAG AATCTCAAAGGCTACAACGAGCAATCGGACATGTACTCGCTAGGCGTGTTATGTTGCGAGCTCGCTAACGGTGCGGTACCGTTCGCTGAAGTACCCACCACATTAATGTTCACGGAAAAAGTGAGGGGCAGTCGACCTCAGTTGCTGGATTGTTCGTCATTCCCCGAACCATTGGACGATG GTATGTACAACACGGACAGCGGTGTCGGCGACAGCGCTGAGGGGATGTCCCGTTTGCGAGCCGCTTATGCTGCGAGAAAACTGAGTGACAATTTCCATCACCTGAGCGACCAGTTATTACAAAG GGACCCAGAGCGAAGGCCGTCCGCCACACAACTCCTGAATCACGCGATGTTCAAGCAGATCAGAAAGACAGACTTCTTGCCCAGCCTCATTGGACGAGTCAAACCTATTAAGCCAGACCCTG ATGACATATCAGCTCTGATATTGCAGGAGAAGCTTTCGGAAATGGAAATCGAAAAGACGACCGAATGGGACTTCTAG
- the Stlk gene encoding STE20-related kinase adapter protein alpha isoform X1, translating into MFQPDINEYQLTSIIAECCGGVAVVYSAVYKPYKENVAIKRYFVDKSKEKANFIQQDILTRKELQHPNILPYLTSFVHGRELYVVSSLMNLGSCRDILDRYFQEGLPELACAIILRDVLLALQYLHKQFYIHRSVRASHVLLDTTGNVRLSGLRSAASMMLRGRRQKQLHSLPPPDHDNANLMWLSPELLEQNLKGYNEQSDMYSLGVLCCELANGAVPFAEVPTTLMFTEKVRGSRPQLLDCSSFPEPLDDGEMKSMYNTDSGVGDSAEGMSRLRAAYAARKLSDNFHHLSDQLLQRDPERRPSATQLLNHAMFKQIRKTDFLPSLIGRVKPIKPDPDDISALILQEKLSEMEIEKTTEWDF; encoded by the exons ATGTTTCAGCCAGATATTAATGAATATCAGCTGACTTCGATTATAGCAGAGTGTTGTGGCGGTGTGGCAGTGGTGTATTCAGCGGTTTACAAACCTTATAAAGAAAATGTGGCTATCAAAAGATACTTTGTGGACAAGTCTAAGGAAAAAGCAAACTTTATTCAG CAAGATATCCTCACTAGAAAAGAGCTTCAACATCCAAACATACTTCCATACCTTACATCATTTGTGCATGGGAGAGAGCTATATGTGGTGTCTTCTCTCATGAACCTAGGGTCATGCAGAGATATCCTGGACAGGTACTTCCAAGAGGGTCTGCCGGAGCTGGCCTGCGCCATCATATTGAGGGATGTGCTGCTTGCTTTGCAGTATTTAcacaaacaattttatattCATAG GAGTGTACGCGCAAGTCACGTGCTACTAGACACAACCGGCAATGTCCGCTTATCTGGCCTCCGGAGTGCGGCCTCTATGATGTTGCGCGGACGGAGACAGAAGCAGCTCCACAGCCTGCCACCACCAGATCACGACAACGCCAACTTGATGTGGCTCAGCCCAGAACTGTTGGAGCAG AATCTCAAAGGCTACAACGAGCAATCGGACATGTACTCGCTAGGCGTGTTATGTTGCGAGCTCGCTAACGGTGCGGTACCGTTCGCTGAAGTACCCACCACATTAATGTTCACGGAAAAAGTGAGGGGCAGTCGACCTCAGTTGCTGGATTGTTCGTCATTCCCCGAACCATTGGACGATGGTGAGATGAAGA GTATGTACAACACGGACAGCGGTGTCGGCGACAGCGCTGAGGGGATGTCCCGTTTGCGAGCCGCTTATGCTGCGAGAAAACTGAGTGACAATTTCCATCACCTGAGCGACCAGTTATTACAAAG GGACCCAGAGCGAAGGCCGTCCGCCACACAACTCCTGAATCACGCGATGTTCAAGCAGATCAGAAAGACAGACTTCTTGCCCAGCCTCATTGGACGAGTCAAACCTATTAAGCCAGACCCTG ATGACATATCAGCTCTGATATTGCAGGAGAAGCTTTCGGAAATGGAAATCGAAAAGACGACCGAATGGGACTTCTAG